A single window of Mycolicibacterium madagascariense DNA harbors:
- a CDS encoding LysM peptidoglycan-binding domain-containing protein, with protein sequence MTIITREDPTDLVVRPLRPARPVRRTPASARRGPQRRRPAGAPLTHRSTGVLMSRASHRRKPVTPFTTVVLALIAAAITVWLGLVAHFGAAQHAPAPAPARLAVVQVQAGESLEQLAQRIAPDASIGAVVEQIRDLNELRSPAVDAGQTLIAPVG encoded by the coding sequence ATGACGATCATCACCCGCGAAGACCCCACGGACCTCGTCGTGCGCCCACTGCGGCCCGCACGCCCGGTGCGGCGGACGCCGGCGAGCGCGCGACGCGGACCACAGCGCCGCCGGCCCGCGGGCGCGCCGCTGACCCACCGGAGCACCGGTGTCCTGATGTCACGCGCCTCGCACCGGCGCAAGCCGGTCACGCCGTTCACCACCGTGGTGCTCGCGCTCATCGCCGCGGCCATCACGGTCTGGCTCGGTCTGGTGGCCCACTTCGGCGCTGCGCAGCACGCCCCGGCCCCGGCGCCGGCCCGGCTGGCCGTCGTGCAGGTCCAGGCGGGGGAGTCCCTCGAGCAGCTCGCGCAGCGGATCGCGCCCGACGCGTCGATCGGCGCCGTCGTCGAGCAGATCCGCGATCTGAACGAGCTGAGGTCTCCGGCGGTCGACGCGGGACAGACGCTCATCGCGCCGGTGGGTTGA
- the nrdR gene encoding transcriptional regulator NrdR: MHCPFCRHPDSRVVDSREADEGQAIRRRRSCPECGRRFTTVETAVLAVVKRSGVTEPFSREKVIKGVRRACQGRQVDDDALNLLAQQVEDAVRAAGSPEVPSNEVGLAILGPLRDLDEVAYLRFASVYRSFSSAADFEREIEALRAHRGVSSA; encoded by the coding sequence ATGCATTGTCCGTTCTGCCGTCATCCCGACTCGCGGGTGGTCGACTCCCGAGAGGCTGATGAAGGCCAGGCGATACGTCGTCGCCGGTCATGTCCCGAATGCGGCCGACGATTCACCACCGTGGAGACCGCGGTGCTGGCCGTCGTCAAGCGCAGCGGTGTCACCGAGCCATTCAGTCGGGAGAAGGTGATCAAGGGCGTGCGCCGAGCGTGTCAGGGCCGCCAGGTCGACGACGACGCCCTGAACCTCCTGGCTCAACAGGTGGAAGACGCGGTGCGCGCGGCAGGTTCACCCGAAGTGCCCAGCAACGAGGTCGGGCTAGCCATTCTCGGCCCGTTGCGCGACCTCGACGAGGTCGCCTATCTACGGTTCGCGTCGGTCTACCGGTCGTTCTCGTCGGCCGCCGACTTCGAGCGCGAGATCGAGGCGCTCCGCGCCCATCGCGGCGTGTCCTCGGCCTAA
- a CDS encoding alpha/beta fold hydrolase codes for MTERKPNLRPVREVTPTLHYRVIHGYRRAYRIAGSGPAILLIHGIGDNSTTWSTVQSKLAQRFTVIAPDLLGHGKSDKPRADYSVAAYANGMRDLLSVLDVERVTVVGHSLGGGVAMQFAYQFPQLVDRLILVGAGGVTKDVNVALRIASLPMGTEALAVLRLPMVLPALQMLGRVGGALLGSTGVGRDIPDMLRILADLPEPTASSAFARTLRAVVDWRGQVVTMLDRCYLTESVPVQLIWGSQDSVIPVGHARMAHAAMPGSRLDVFEGSGHFPFHDDPDRFVEIVEKFIGSTDPAVYDQELLRNLLRSGVSEKGLTGSMDTRVAVLDALGADERSAT; via the coding sequence GTGACGGAGCGAAAGCCCAATCTGCGGCCGGTGCGCGAGGTGACCCCGACGCTGCACTACCGCGTCATCCACGGCTACCGGCGGGCCTACCGGATCGCGGGTTCCGGCCCGGCGATCCTGCTGATCCACGGCATCGGCGACAACTCCACGACCTGGAGCACGGTGCAGAGCAAGCTGGCGCAGCGGTTCACCGTGATCGCCCCCGACCTGCTGGGACACGGCAAGTCGGACAAGCCACGCGCCGACTACTCGGTGGCCGCCTACGCCAACGGCATGCGCGACCTGCTCAGCGTGCTCGACGTCGAACGGGTGACGGTCGTCGGCCACTCCCTCGGCGGCGGAGTGGCAATGCAGTTCGCCTACCAGTTCCCGCAATTGGTCGATCGCTTGATCCTCGTCGGTGCCGGCGGCGTGACGAAGGACGTCAACGTCGCGCTGCGCATCGCCTCGCTGCCGATGGGCACCGAGGCGCTCGCGGTGTTGCGGCTGCCGATGGTGTTGCCCGCGTTGCAGATGCTCGGGCGGGTCGGCGGTGCTCTGCTGGGTTCCACCGGCGTGGGCCGCGACATCCCGGACATGCTGCGCATCCTCGCCGACCTTCCGGAACCGACCGCATCGTCGGCGTTCGCGCGGACACTGCGCGCGGTGGTCGACTGGCGGGGTCAGGTGGTCACGATGCTCGACCGCTGTTACCTGACCGAATCCGTTCCCGTGCAACTGATTTGGGGTTCACAGGACTCCGTCATCCCGGTCGGGCATGCGCGGATGGCCCATGCCGCCATGCCGGGTTCGCGGCTCGACGTGTTCGAAGGCTCCGGGCACTTCCCGTTTCACGACGACCCCGATCGCTTCGTCGAGATCGTCGAGAAGTTCATCGGCTCCACCGACCCGGCCGTCTACGACCAGGAGCTGCTGCGCAACCTGTTGCGTTCGGGGGTCAGTGAGAAAGGGCTCACGGGTTCGATGGACACGCGGGTGGCCGTGCTCGACGCCCTCGGTGCCGACGAGCGCAGCGCTACCTAG
- a CDS encoding proteasome assembly chaperone family protein, translating into MADHPEDTGQHYQPEQTGIYELEFPAPQLSSEDGRGPVMIHALEGFSDAGHVIKIAAGHLKDTLDTELVASFAIDELLDYRSRRPLMTFKSDHFTHYDNPELNLYALRDSVGTPFLLLAGLEPDLRWERFITAVRLLAERLDVRQVIGLGTIPMAVPHTRPVTMTAHAGDKSLIADHQPWVGEVQVPASVSNLLEYRMTQHGHDAVGFTVHVPHYLAQTDYPPAAEALLAQVAKTGSLRLPLGPLAEAGAEVHTKIDEQVSSSDEVAQVVTALERQYDAFVAAQENRSLLARDEDLPSGDELGAEFERFLAEQTGDDSAGEDGNTGS; encoded by the coding sequence ATGGCTGATCACCCAGAAGACACGGGGCAGCATTACCAACCCGAACAGACCGGGATATACGAGCTGGAGTTTCCGGCGCCACAGCTGTCGTCCGAAGACGGCCGGGGACCGGTGATGATCCATGCGCTCGAGGGCTTCTCCGATGCGGGCCACGTCATCAAGATCGCCGCGGGGCACCTCAAGGACACCTTGGACACCGAGCTGGTGGCGTCCTTCGCCATCGACGAGCTGCTGGACTACCGCTCCCGTCGGCCCCTGATGACGTTCAAGAGCGACCACTTCACCCATTACGACAACCCCGAACTCAACCTGTACGCGCTGCGCGACAGCGTCGGAACCCCGTTCCTGCTGCTGGCCGGTCTGGAACCCGACCTGCGGTGGGAGCGCTTCATCACGGCCGTGCGGCTGCTCGCCGAGCGTCTGGACGTCCGTCAGGTCATCGGCCTCGGGACCATTCCCATGGCGGTTCCCCATACCCGACCGGTGACCATGACCGCCCATGCCGGCGACAAGTCGCTGATCGCCGATCATCAGCCGTGGGTCGGCGAGGTCCAGGTGCCGGCCAGTGTGTCGAACCTGCTGGAGTACCGGATGACCCAGCACGGTCACGACGCCGTCGGCTTCACCGTGCACGTGCCGCACTACCTGGCCCAGACGGACTATCCACCCGCGGCCGAGGCGCTGTTGGCCCAGGTCGCGAAGACCGGTTCGCTGCGGCTGCCCCTCGGGCCGCTCGCCGAGGCGGGCGCGGAGGTGCACACCAAGATCGACGAGCAGGTCTCCTCGAGCGACGAGGTTGCTCAAGTGGTGACCGCGCTGGAGCGACAGTACGATGCGTTCGTTGCTGCCCAAGAAAATCGGTCCCTGCTGGCGCGTGACGAGGATTTGCCAAGTGGCGATGAGCTCGGCGCCGAATTCGAGCGATTCCTTGCCGAGCAGACCGGCGACGACTCCGCGGGCGAGGACGGCAACACGGGGTCTTGA
- a CDS encoding trypsin-like serine protease, whose product MRRSRLVLLAVVAAAITSCSGPAATHGKSASPPSPLIRNARAVTVTADPVPPDPRIGAIFVGGTTTHSCTGSVLHSATGDLVLTAAHCMADGPDNWFAPAYTDSVTPDFWHIDRIYLDPRWTAREDPLADFAVVSVSHGARGSLEAASGGGFVVGPTPPVGTDVAVTGYATGVGGGPIGCFGALSARDQGYPSLRCGGLVDGTSGAPWLSGDTVVGVTGGLQGGGCQENVSYAAPFDAAITRLVARAEAGGAGDSVPGSYADGC is encoded by the coding sequence ATGCGCCGTTCACGACTCGTTCTGCTCGCCGTCGTGGCGGCCGCGATCACGTCGTGCAGCGGTCCCGCCGCGACGCACGGCAAGTCGGCGTCCCCTCCGTCGCCGCTGATCCGCAACGCCCGCGCCGTGACGGTGACGGCCGATCCCGTCCCGCCCGATCCGCGGATCGGCGCGATCTTCGTGGGTGGTACGACGACCCATTCGTGCACCGGATCGGTGCTGCACTCGGCGACGGGTGACCTGGTGCTGACCGCGGCGCACTGCATGGCCGACGGCCCGGACAACTGGTTTGCCCCGGCCTATACCGACAGCGTGACGCCGGATTTCTGGCACATCGACCGCATCTACCTCGATCCGCGGTGGACGGCGCGCGAAGACCCCCTTGCCGACTTTGCGGTCGTCAGCGTCAGCCACGGCGCGCGCGGATCGCTCGAGGCGGCCTCGGGCGGCGGATTCGTCGTCGGCCCGACGCCTCCGGTCGGCACCGACGTCGCCGTGACGGGATACGCCACGGGTGTCGGGGGCGGTCCCATCGGCTGCTTCGGCGCCCTGTCCGCCCGCGACCAGGGCTACCCGTCACTGCGGTGCGGGGGCCTGGTCGACGGGACCAGCGGGGCGCCGTGGCTGAGCGGTGACACCGTCGTCGGCGTCACGGGCGGACTGCAGGGCGGGGGGTGTCAGGAGAACGTCTCCTACGCCGCGCCGTTCGACGCGGCGATCACGCGACTGGTTGCCCGGGCCGAGGCCGGTGGCGCAGGCGACTCCGTGCCCGGCTCCTACGCCGACGGGTGCTGA
- the sthA gene encoding Si-specific NAD(P)(+) transhydrogenase yields MSSMQEFDLVVIGSGPGGQKAAIAAAKLGKSVAVIERGLMLGGVCVNTGTIPSKTLREAVVYLTGMSQRELYGASYRVKEKITPADLLARTRHVIGREIDVVRSQLMRNRVELYVGHAHFIDAHTLKVEDPNRAESISVSGRNIVIATGTKPLRPSGVEFDDSRVLDSDGILDLKTIPTSMVVVGAGVIGIEYASMFAALGTKVTVVEKRPTMLDFCDPEIVEALRFHLRDLAVTFRFGEEVTAVDVGASGTVTTLASGKQIPAETVMYSAGRQGQTEDLDLEAAGLEADARGRIFVDDDYQTKVDHIYAVGDVIGFPALAATSMDQGRLAAYHAFGEPCKGMTALQPIGIYSIPEVSYVGASEVDLTKDSIPYEVGVSRYRELARGQIAGDSYGMLKLLVSTEDLTLLGVHIFGSNATEMVHIGQAVMGCGGTVEYLVDAVFNYPTFSEAYKVAALDVMNKLRALAQFRA; encoded by the coding sequence ATGAGCTCCATGCAGGAATTCGACCTCGTCGTCATCGGCTCGGGCCCCGGCGGACAGAAGGCCGCCATCGCCGCCGCCAAACTCGGCAAATCCGTCGCCGTCATCGAACGCGGGCTGATGCTCGGTGGCGTCTGCGTGAACACCGGCACGATTCCGTCGAAGACGTTGCGTGAGGCCGTCGTCTACCTCACCGGCATGAGCCAGCGCGAACTGTACGGCGCCAGCTACCGCGTGAAGGAGAAGATCACGCCCGCCGACCTGCTCGCCCGCACGCGGCACGTCATCGGCAGGGAGATCGACGTCGTGCGCTCGCAGCTCATGCGCAACAGGGTCGAACTGTACGTCGGGCACGCCCACTTCATCGACGCCCACACCCTGAAGGTGGAGGATCCCAACCGCGCCGAGAGCATCTCCGTGTCCGGCCGCAACATCGTCATCGCGACGGGCACCAAACCACTGCGGCCGAGCGGGGTGGAGTTCGACGACTCCCGGGTGCTCGACTCCGACGGCATCCTCGACCTCAAGACCATTCCCACGTCGATGGTGGTGGTCGGCGCCGGCGTCATCGGCATCGAGTACGCGTCGATGTTCGCCGCGCTGGGCACCAAGGTGACCGTGGTCGAGAAGCGCCCGACCATGCTCGACTTCTGCGACCCCGAGATCGTCGAGGCGCTGCGCTTCCACCTGCGCGACCTGGCGGTCACCTTCCGCTTCGGCGAGGAGGTCACCGCCGTCGACGTCGGCGCCTCGGGCACCGTCACCACGCTCGCCAGCGGTAAGCAGATTCCCGCCGAGACCGTGATGTACTCGGCCGGGCGGCAGGGCCAGACCGAGGACCTGGATCTCGAGGCGGCGGGCCTGGAAGCCGACGCGCGCGGCCGGATCTTCGTCGACGACGACTACCAGACGAAGGTCGACCACATCTACGCCGTCGGCGACGTCATCGGCTTCCCCGCGCTGGCCGCGACGTCGATGGACCAGGGCAGGCTCGCTGCCTACCACGCATTCGGCGAGCCCTGCAAGGGCATGACCGCGCTGCAGCCGATCGGCATCTACTCCATCCCGGAGGTGTCCTACGTCGGAGCCAGCGAGGTCGATCTGACGAAGGACTCGATCCCCTACGAGGTGGGCGTGTCGCGCTACCGCGAGCTCGCCCGCGGCCAGATCGCCGGGGACTCCTACGGGATGCTCAAGCTCCTGGTGTCCACCGAGGACCTGACGCTGCTGGGTGTCCACATCTTCGGCAGCAACGCCACCGAGATGGTGCACATCGGCCAGGCCGTCATGGGCTGCGGGGGCACCGTCGAATACCTGGTCGACGCGGTGTTCAACTACCCCACGTTCTCCGAGGCGTACAAGGTCGCCGCATTGGACGTCATGAACAAGCTGCGCGCACTGGCCCAATTCAGAGCCTGA
- a CDS encoding DUF4192 domain-containing protein: MATFRASDDHLNKPGALIAALPAVLGFVPEHSLTIVTVEDGQLSCVMRVDLSEELVDSLDHLAEVAAAAEPDGALAVIVDDDGMSCRACLEEHRCLVAALTTMLAARDVELLGAFVADRVEAGGQWLSLDGRPGWGRIEDPRSSPMAAAAVLGGRALHARRTDLEDVIATADPARTEALRAAMVLAEHDGDRRPRAAARRDVEHAVASARRLARGVPPADADLVRLAWGVTDTRVRDVLYALAVGPEAGAAEALWALLARTLPDPWRVEAIVQLAFSAYARGDGPLAGVSLEAALRSDEEHRMARMLDQALQTGMRPEQIRELAQTGHRLAKRMGVRLPPHPGGPRTRVG, from the coding sequence ATGGCGACCTTCAGAGCTTCCGACGACCATCTCAACAAGCCCGGCGCGTTGATTGCCGCGCTCCCTGCGGTGCTCGGCTTCGTACCCGAGCACTCCCTGACGATCGTGACCGTCGAGGACGGTCAGCTGTCGTGCGTGATGCGCGTCGACCTCTCCGAGGAACTGGTCGACTCGCTGGACCACCTCGCCGAGGTGGCGGCGGCGGCCGAGCCCGACGGTGCCCTCGCCGTCATCGTGGACGACGACGGAATGTCCTGCCGAGCGTGCCTGGAGGAGCACCGGTGCCTCGTCGCGGCGTTGACCACCATGCTGGCCGCGCGCGACGTCGAACTCCTCGGCGCCTTCGTCGCCGACCGGGTCGAGGCGGGCGGGCAGTGGCTCAGCCTCGACGGCCGACCCGGGTGGGGACGGATCGAGGATCCCCGGTCCTCGCCGATGGCGGCCGCCGCGGTCCTCGGCGGCCGTGCGCTCCATGCGCGCCGGACCGACCTCGAAGACGTGATCGCGACGGCCGATCCCGCGCGGACGGAGGCGCTGCGGGCGGCGATGGTCCTCGCCGAACACGACGGTGATCGCCGGCCCAGGGCCGCCGCGCGCCGCGACGTCGAACACGCCGTCGCGTCCGCGCGCCGGCTGGCTCGCGGCGTGCCCCCCGCCGACGCCGACCTCGTGCGGCTGGCCTGGGGCGTCACCGACACCCGCGTCCGCGACGTGCTCTACGCATTGGCGGTCGGGCCGGAGGCGGGTGCGGCCGAGGCGCTGTGGGCGCTGCTGGCGCGCACGCTGCCGGACCCGTGGCGGGTGGAAGCCATTGTGCAGCTTGCCTTTTCGGCGTATGCGCGGGGTGACGGGCCGTTGGCCGGGGTGTCGCTCGAGGCGGCGCTGCGCAGTGACGAGGAGCATCGCATGGCGCGCATGCTCGATCAGGCCCTGCAGACGGGCATGCGACCGGAGCAGATCCGCGAACTCGCCCAGACCGGACACCGGCTGGCCAAGCGGATGGGGGTGCGCTTGCCGCCGCATCCTGGCGGGCCGCGCACGCGCGTCGGCTAG
- a CDS encoding metal-dependent transcriptional regulator, translating to MNDLIDTTEMYLRTIYDLEEEGVVPLRARIAERLEQSGPTVSQTVSRMERDGLLHVAGDRHLELTDKGRALAVSVMRKHRLAERLLVDVIGLPWEEVHAEACRWEHVMSEDVERRLVQVLDNPTTSPFGNPIPGLSELGVTGSGSDDVSLVRLTELPSGFPVAVRVRQLTEHVQGDVELIARLKDAGVVPNARVTVQVSDHGGVMIVIPGHEQVELPHHMAHAVRVEKV from the coding sequence ATGAACGATCTGATCGATACCACCGAGATGTACCTGCGGACGATCTATGACCTCGAGGAAGAAGGCGTCGTACCCCTGCGAGCCCGCATCGCCGAGCGGCTCGAGCAGAGCGGCCCCACCGTCAGCCAGACGGTCTCGCGCATGGAGCGCGACGGACTGCTGCACGTCGCGGGAGACCGCCACCTCGAGCTGACCGACAAGGGCCGCGCGCTCGCCGTATCGGTCATGCGCAAGCACCGGCTAGCCGAACGGCTGCTCGTCGACGTCATCGGACTGCCGTGGGAAGAAGTCCACGCCGAGGCCTGCCGCTGGGAGCACGTCATGAGCGAGGACGTCGAGCGCCGCTTGGTGCAGGTTCTCGACAACCCGACCACCTCCCCCTTCGGCAACCCGATTCCCGGGCTGTCCGAATTGGGCGTCACGGGTTCGGGTTCCGACGACGTCAGCCTGGTGCGACTGACCGAGCTGCCCTCGGGTTTTCCCGTGGCGGTGCGCGTCCGTCAGCTCACCGAGCACGTCCAGGGCGACGTCGAGCTGATCGCCCGCCTGAAGGACGCGGGCGTGGTGCCCAATGCCCGCGTCACCGTCCAGGTCAGCGATCACGGCGGGGTGATGATCGTCATCCCCGGTCACGAGCAGGTCGAACTCCCCCATCACATGGCCCACGCCGTGCGGGTCGAGAAGGTCTAG
- a CDS encoding sigma-70 family RNA polymerase sigma factor, whose protein sequence is MANATASRIDTDLDSQSPAADLVRVYLNGIGKTALLNAADEVELAKRIEAGLYAQHLLDTKKRLGDARKRELAAVVRDGEAARRHLLEANLRLVVSLAKRYTGRGMPLLDLIQEGNLGLIRAMEKFDYAKGFKFSTYATWWIRQAITRGMADQSRTIRLPVHLVEQVNKLARIKREMHQNLGRDASDEELAEESGIPAEKIADLLSHSRDPVSLDMPVGSDEEAPLGDFIEDAEAMSAENAVISELLHTDIRHVLATLDEREQQVIRLRFGLDDGQPRTLDQIGKLFGLSRERVRQIEREVMAKLRQGERAERLRSYAS, encoded by the coding sequence ATGGCAAACGCCACCGCAAGCCGTATCGACACCGATTTGGACTCGCAGAGCCCAGCCGCGGACCTCGTCCGGGTCTACCTCAACGGGATCGGCAAGACGGCTCTGCTCAACGCGGCCGACGAGGTCGAGCTCGCCAAGCGCATCGAGGCCGGGCTCTACGCGCAGCACCTCCTCGACACCAAGAAGCGACTCGGCGACGCCCGCAAGCGCGAACTGGCGGCCGTGGTGCGTGACGGTGAGGCGGCTCGCCGGCATCTCCTCGAGGCGAACCTGCGCCTGGTGGTCTCCCTGGCCAAGCGGTACACCGGCCGCGGCATGCCGCTGCTCGACCTGATCCAGGAGGGCAACCTGGGGTTGATCCGGGCGATGGAGAAATTCGACTACGCCAAGGGATTCAAGTTCTCGACCTACGCGACCTGGTGGATCCGGCAGGCCATCACCCGTGGCATGGCCGACCAGAGCCGCACCATCCGGCTTCCCGTCCACCTCGTCGAGCAGGTCAACAAGCTCGCGCGGATCAAGCGGGAGATGCACCAGAACCTCGGGCGTGACGCCAGCGACGAGGAACTGGCCGAGGAGTCCGGCATCCCCGCCGAGAAGATCGCCGACCTGCTGTCCCACAGCCGCGACCCGGTAAGCCTCGACATGCCGGTCGGCAGTGACGAGGAGGCTCCCCTCGGCGACTTCATCGAGGACGCCGAGGCGATGTCCGCAGAGAACGCGGTGATCTCGGAGCTGCTGCACACCGACATCCGGCACGTGCTGGCGACGCTGGACGAGCGCGAGCAGCAGGTCATCCGGCTCCGGTTCGGCCTGGACGACGGCCAGCCACGCACGCTCGACCAGATCGGCAAGCTGTTCGGACTGTCGCGCGAGCGCGTGCGCCAGATCGAGCGCGAGGTCATGGCGAAGCTGCGCCAGGGCGAGCGTGCCGAGCGTCTGCGGTCCTACGCCAGCTAA
- a CDS encoding DUF3099 domain-containing protein: MKQSPELSFDDEGRPVLITRAAEPYEDQHRERVRRYLKIMSWRVPVFLCAAAAYGIWHNGLISLGILIASIPLPWIAVLIANDRPPRRAEEPRRYQDRGRIPLFPTAARPAIEARIESTPQPDSAQWRHDVP; encoded by the coding sequence ATGAAACAAAGCCCTGAGCTGAGTTTCGACGACGAAGGTCGACCAGTCCTCATCACACGCGCTGCGGAACCCTACGAGGATCAGCATCGCGAGCGGGTCCGCAGGTATCTGAAGATCATGTCGTGGCGCGTGCCCGTCTTCCTCTGCGCGGCGGCCGCCTACGGGATCTGGCACAACGGATTGATCTCACTGGGCATCCTGATCGCGTCGATTCCCCTGCCGTGGATTGCCGTGCTGATCGCCAACGACCGACCACCGCGCCGCGCCGAAGAACCCCGGCGGTATCAGGACCGCGGCCGCATTCCCCTCTTCCCCACCGCCGCGCGGCCCGCAATCGAGGCGCGCATCGAATCCACGCCGCAACCGGACTCCGCACAATGGCGGCACGACGTTCCCTGA
- a CDS encoding DUF3039 domain-containing protein, translated as MDTQTIERTETDERVDDGTDDDGPKVFHYVKKDKIVQSAVEGTHVVALCGEVFPVTKSAKPGSPVCPDCQRIYQSLKK; from the coding sequence ATGGACACCCAGACCATCGAACGCACCGAGACCGACGAACGGGTCGACGACGGTACCGACGACGACGGCCCCAAGGTCTTCCACTACGTCAAGAAGGACAAGATCGTCCAGAGCGCCGTGGAGGGCACGCACGTCGTGGCGCTGTGCGGCGAGGTGTTCCCCGTGACGAAGTCGGCCAAGCCGGGTTCGCCGGTGTGCCCGGACTGCCAGCGGATCTACCAGAGCCTCAAGAAATAG
- a CDS encoding YihY/virulence factor BrkB family protein: MNDPTQPARPTRHHAWRMLKRTLSKSWDDSIFSESAQAAFWCALSLPPLLLGMLGSLAYVAPLFGPTTLQTIQLRLVSTARNLFSSNVVNEIIQPTVADIVAGARGEVVSLGFVISLWAGSSAVSAFVDSVVEAHDQTELRHPVRQRFYALGLYVVGLVFIIATAPLLAIGPTKIAQHIPESWQYFLSYGYYPVLFVGLVIAVNVLYRVSLPNPLPSHRLLYGSVLAAIVFLVATLGLRVYLTWITGTGYTYGALATPIAFLLFAFFLGFSIMMGAELNAAIQEEWPAPDTHANRLRDWLGERAGNGTEAPAGPQDADGRDADAGDRPPTIS; the protein is encoded by the coding sequence ATGAACGACCCCACTCAGCCGGCACGGCCCACTCGCCATCACGCGTGGCGCATGCTCAAACGCACCCTGTCCAAGAGTTGGGACGACTCCATCTTCTCGGAGTCGGCACAGGCGGCCTTCTGGTGCGCGCTATCCCTGCCCCCGCTCCTGCTCGGCATGCTCGGCAGCCTGGCCTACGTGGCGCCCCTCTTCGGGCCCACCACGTTGCAGACGATCCAGCTGCGGCTGGTGAGCACGGCGAGAAATCTTTTCTCGAGCAACGTCGTCAACGAGATCATTCAGCCGACAGTCGCCGACATCGTCGCCGGCGCGCGCGGCGAGGTGGTGTCACTCGGGTTCGTCATCTCGTTGTGGGCGGGGTCCTCGGCGGTCTCCGCATTCGTCGACTCCGTCGTGGAGGCCCACGATCAGACCGAACTGCGCCACCCCGTCCGACAGCGGTTCTATGCCCTCGGTCTGTACGTCGTGGGCTTGGTGTTCATCATCGCCACCGCGCCGCTGCTGGCGATCGGACCGACGAAGATCGCCCAGCACATCCCCGAGAGTTGGCAGTACTTCCTGAGTTACGGCTACTACCCGGTGTTGTTCGTGGGCCTCGTCATCGCGGTCAACGTCCTCTACCGGGTGTCGCTGCCGAATCCGCTTCCCTCACACCGACTTCTGTACGGCTCGGTGCTCGCCGCGATCGTCTTCCTGGTCGCCACCCTCGGCCTGCGGGTGTACCTGACGTGGATCACTGGCACCGGCTACACCTACGGCGCACTCGCGACGCCGATCGCGTTCCTGCTGTTCGCGTTCTTCCTGGGCTTCTCGATCATGATGGGCGCCGAACTCAACGCGGCGATTCAAGAGGAGTGGCCCGCGCCAGACACCCACGCCAACCGCCTGCGGGACTGGTTGGGTGAGCGCGCCGGCAACGGCACCGAGGCGCCCGCAGGTCCTCAGGACGCGGACGGGCGGGACGCCGACGCCGGCGACCGGCCGCCGACTATTTCTTGA
- a CDS encoding DUF7455 domain-containing protein — MNATLMSPELTRADRCDRCGAAARVRAKLPSGAVLLFCQHHANEHEAKLVELAAVLESSPADA, encoded by the coding sequence ATGAACGCAACTCTGATGAGCCCCGAACTTACTCGGGCTGATCGCTGCGACCGGTGCGGCGCTGCCGCCCGAGTGCGTGCGAAGCTGCCGTCCGGCGCCGTGTTGCTCTTTTGCCAGCATCACGCCAACGAGCACGAGGCCAAGTTGGTCGAGCTCGCGGCGGTGCTCGAGAGCAGCCCCGCCGACGCCTAG
- a CDS encoding DUF952 domain-containing protein, whose product MMTSPTELFHLCTVDEWEDAVGSGERRPPSLGEQGFVHLSSRDQVHLPATRLYAGRHDMLLLRLDPDELTAPVRWEPGVPTDPEAMTFPHLYGPLPVRAVVDVTPYLPAADGTFAPLTHSQT is encoded by the coding sequence ATGATGACGTCGCCCACAGAGCTGTTCCACTTGTGCACCGTCGACGAGTGGGAGGACGCCGTCGGTTCCGGCGAGCGGCGGCCGCCATCGCTGGGCGAGCAAGGCTTCGTGCACCTTTCGTCCCGCGATCAAGTGCACCTGCCCGCCACGAGGCTGTACGCGGGCCGTCACGACATGCTCCTGCTGCGGCTCGATCCCGACGAGTTGACGGCCCCCGTTCGATGGGAGCCAGGGGTGCCGACCGATCCGGAGGCGATGACCTTCCCGCACCTCTACGGGCCCTTACCGGTGCGGGCCGTGGTCGACGTCACGCCGTATCTTCCTGCCGCCGATGGCACGTTCGCGCCGCTGACTCACTCGCAGACGTAG